One Gadus morhua chromosome 13, gadMor3.0, whole genome shotgun sequence genomic window carries:
- the aqp7 gene encoding aquaporin-7 isoform X3: MGVHVGGSVSGAHMNAAVSLAMCMFGRLAWKMLPVYVFAQFLGSFLAAATIYTVFNDAIFDFGDGNLTTTGAKATAGIFATYPAPYLSLQSGFIDQVLGTAMLLLCLTALSDQRNKPAARGSESLMVGLLVMLIGVSLGSNSGYPINPTRDLAPRLFTAVAGWGNEVFRAGNGWWWVPVVAPLLGGVMGAGLYKALVELHHPAIVCGQNSHGEQEEMDPLEKQSHADVCV; this comes from the exons ATGGGAGTGCATGTTGGAGGTTCAGTCTCAG GGGCTCATATGAATGCAGCAGTCTCATTGGCCATGTGTATGTTTGGCCGCCTTGCGTGGAAGATGCTCCCTGTCTACGTTTTTGCCCAATTTCTCGGGTCGTTTCTGGCTGCGGCGACAATCTATACCGTGTTCAATG ATGCCATCTTTGACTTTGGGGATGGGAACCTGACCACGACGGGCGCTAAAGCCACCGCTGGGATCTTCGCCACCTACCCTGCGCCCTACCTCTCTCTGCAATCTGGATTCATCGATCAG GTTTTGGGAACGGCCATGCTCCTGCTGTGCCTGACGGCACTCTCTGACCAGAGGAACAAGCCGGCAGCGAGGGGCAGCGAGAGCCTGATGGTGGGCCTCCTGGTGATGCTGATTGGCGTCTCCCTGGGCAGCAACAGCGGCTACCCCATCAACCCCACCAGGGACCTGGCACCCAGACTCTTCACTGCTGTAGCCGGCTGGGGCAACGAGGTCTTCAG AGCCGGAaacgggtggtggtgggtgccTGTGGTAGCGCCCTTGTTAGGAGGAGTGATGGGTGCAGGACTGTACAAGGCTCTCGTAGAGCTTCATCACCCGGCCATTGTGTGTGGCCAGAACAGCcatggagagcaggaggagatggaTCCTCTGGAGAAACAAAGCCacgctgatgtgtgtgtgtga
- the aqp7 gene encoding aquaporin-7 isoform X2, protein MLEKDQMKDSVESVDPREDQQEMGHRSGPMACLRSRFIRVGLAEALCTYVMMVFGLGSVAQVVTGHGAFGQYLSINIGFGLGVTMGVHVGGSVSGAHMNAAVSLAMCMFGRLAWKMLPVYVFAQFLGSFLAAATIYTVFNDAIFDFGDGNLTTTGAKATAGIFATYPAPYLSLQSGFIDQVLGTAMLLLCLTALSDQRNKPAARGSESLMVGLLVMLIGVSLGSNSGYPINPTRDLAPRLFTAVAGWGNEVFRAGNGWWWVPVVAPLLGGVMGAGLYKALVELHHPAIVCGQNSHGEQEEMDPLEKQSHADVCV, encoded by the exons ATGCTGGAGAAGGACCAAATGAAGGATTCAGTAGAATCAGTAGATCCGAGAGAGGACCAGCAGGAAATGGGTCACAGATCTGGACCTATGGCTTGTCTGCGCAGCAGGTTCATTCGGGTTGGACTGGCGGAGGCCCTCTGCACCTATGTTATGATG GTGTTTGGCCTGGGCTCAGTGGCACAGGTGGTCACGGGCCATGGAGCATTCGGACAATACCTCAGCATCAACATTGGCTTTGGCCTTGGAGTGACCATGGGAGTGCATGTTGGAGGTTCAGTCTCAG GGGCTCATATGAATGCAGCAGTCTCATTGGCCATGTGTATGTTTGGCCGCCTTGCGTGGAAGATGCTCCCTGTCTACGTTTTTGCCCAATTTCTCGGGTCGTTTCTGGCTGCGGCGACAATCTATACCGTGTTCAATG ATGCCATCTTTGACTTTGGGGATGGGAACCTGACCACGACGGGCGCTAAAGCCACCGCTGGGATCTTCGCCACCTACCCTGCGCCCTACCTCTCTCTGCAATCTGGATTCATCGATCAG GTTTTGGGAACGGCCATGCTCCTGCTGTGCCTGACGGCACTCTCTGACCAGAGGAACAAGCCGGCAGCGAGGGGCAGCGAGAGCCTGATGGTGGGCCTCCTGGTGATGCTGATTGGCGTCTCCCTGGGCAGCAACAGCGGCTACCCCATCAACCCCACCAGGGACCTGGCACCCAGACTCTTCACTGCTGTAGCCGGCTGGGGCAACGAGGTCTTCAG AGCCGGAaacgggtggtggtgggtgccTGTGGTAGCGCCCTTGTTAGGAGGAGTGATGGGTGCAGGACTGTACAAGGCTCTCGTAGAGCTTCATCACCCGGCCATTGTGTGTGGCCAGAACAGCcatggagagcaggaggagatggaTCCTCTGGAGAAACAAAGCCacgctgatgtgtgtgtgtga
- the aqp7 gene encoding aquaporin-7 isoform X1, with amino-acid sequence MLEKDQMKDSVESVDPREDQQEMGHRSGPMACLRSRFIRVGLAEALCTYVMMVFGLGSVAQVVTGHGAFGQYLSINIGFGLGVTMGVHVGGSVSGAHMNAAVSLAMCMFGRLAWKMLPVYVFAQFLGSFLAAATIYTVFNGKDRCSHSLLYCCWINCSWIELLPSTLSIPDAIFDFGDGNLTTTGAKATAGIFATYPAPYLSLQSGFIDQVLGTAMLLLCLTALSDQRNKPAARGSESLMVGLLVMLIGVSLGSNSGYPINPTRDLAPRLFTAVAGWGNEVFRAGNGWWWVPVVAPLLGGVMGAGLYKALVELHHPAIVCGQNSHGEQEEMDPLEKQSHADVCV; translated from the exons ATGCTGGAGAAGGACCAAATGAAGGATTCAGTAGAATCAGTAGATCCGAGAGAGGACCAGCAGGAAATGGGTCACAGATCTGGACCTATGGCTTGTCTGCGCAGCAGGTTCATTCGGGTTGGACTGGCGGAGGCCCTCTGCACCTATGTTATGATG GTGTTTGGCCTGGGCTCAGTGGCACAGGTGGTCACGGGCCATGGAGCATTCGGACAATACCTCAGCATCAACATTGGCTTTGGCCTTGGAGTGACCATGGGAGTGCATGTTGGAGGTTCAGTCTCAG GGGCTCATATGAATGCAGCAGTCTCATTGGCCATGTGTATGTTTGGCCGCCTTGCGTGGAAGATGCTCCCTGTCTACGTTTTTGCCCAATTTCTCGGGTCGTTTCTGGCTGCGGCGACAATCTATACCGTGTTCAATGGTAAGGACCGCTGTAGCCATTCGCTCTTGTACTGTTGTTGGATTAATTGTAGTTGGATTGAATTGCTACCTTCTACTCTATCTATTCCAGATGCCATCTTTGACTTTGGGGATGGGAACCTGACCACGACGGGCGCTAAAGCCACCGCTGGGATCTTCGCCACCTACCCTGCGCCCTACCTCTCTCTGCAATCTGGATTCATCGATCAG GTTTTGGGAACGGCCATGCTCCTGCTGTGCCTGACGGCACTCTCTGACCAGAGGAACAAGCCGGCAGCGAGGGGCAGCGAGAGCCTGATGGTGGGCCTCCTGGTGATGCTGATTGGCGTCTCCCTGGGCAGCAACAGCGGCTACCCCATCAACCCCACCAGGGACCTGGCACCCAGACTCTTCACTGCTGTAGCCGGCTGGGGCAACGAGGTCTTCAG AGCCGGAaacgggtggtggtgggtgccTGTGGTAGCGCCCTTGTTAGGAGGAGTGATGGGTGCAGGACTGTACAAGGCTCTCGTAGAGCTTCATCACCCGGCCATTGTGTGTGGCCAGAACAGCcatggagagcaggaggagatggaTCCTCTGGAGAAACAAAGCCacgctgatgtgtgtgtgtga